A region of the Pseudonocardia cypriaca genome:
GGTTCGCCGCCTACGCCTACTGGCAGTTCAAGCTGTACGGGCACGCCGACGTCAAGCTGCTCGACGGCGGCCGCAAGAAGTGGGAGCTCGACGGCCGCACCCTCACCACGGACGTCGCCGAGCGCCCCGCCACCACCTACACGGCGAAGGACCCGGACCTGTCGATCCGCGCCTTCCGCGACGAGGTCGTCGACTCGATCGGCAACAAGAACCTGGTCGACGTGCGCTCGCCCGACGAGTTCTCCGGCAAGATCCTCGCGCCCGCGCACCTGCCGCAGGAGCAGTCGCAGCGGCCGGGGCACGTGCCGTCCGCGATCAACATCCCGTGGAGCAAGGCGGCCAACGAGGACGGCACCTTCAAGTCCGACGAGGAGCTCGCGAAGCTCTACGGGGAAGAGGGCTACGACGCCGACAAGGCCACCATCGCCTACTGCCGCATCGGCGAGCGCAGCTCCCACACCTGGGTGGTCCTGCACGAGCTGCTCGGCTACAGCGACGTCAAGAACTACGACGGCAGCTGGACCGAGTACGGCTCCCTGATCGGCGTGCCGATCGAGCTGGGCGCGCCCGCGAAGAAGGCCTCCTGATGTGCGGCGCACCCGACCAGGCGGTCGCGCTCCCGCCCGGCACCGACCTGACCAAGGAGACCGTCCTCACCGGCCGGGTCGTCGCGAGCGGTGAGCCCGTCGGGGGTGCCTTCGTGCGGCTGCTGGACGGCACCGGCGAGTTCACGGCGGAGGTCGTGGCGTCCGAGGCCGGGCAGTTCCGGTTCTTCGCCGCACCCGGCACCTGGACCGTCCGCGCGCTGTCGCGGGTGGGCACGGGCCAGGCCGAGCTGACGGCCGACGGCCCCGGCGTCCACCGCGCGGAGATCGCGCTCGTGTAGCCCACTCCGAGTTGCAGCGAAGCCACTTCCACGCCGTGCCACTGCGTGGAAGTGGCTTCGTCGCAACCGGGTAGGGTGCGGCCGGTGCAGTGGTTGTTCACCGGCGTGCTCATCGCCTCCTGCGCCGGCATCACCGTGTTCACCGGTTACCTGCTCCGGCGGCTCTTCACGACGGCCCCGGCCGCGCCCGAGGTGCCTGCGGAGCCGAAGCCATGAGCCGGCCGAACGACGAGATGCCGGGCACCATCACCGGCCCGGCGAACGCAGCGGCCGACTCCCCGCAGCGCAACCGGCCGCGGTTCGACGACCTCCCGATCCCGGACGACACCGCGAACCTGCGTGAGGGCCCCGACCTGCACGAGCTGTGCATCGGCCTGCTCCCGCTCGTCGGCGTCTGGCGCGGCACCGGGGAGGTCGTCTACCCCACGATCGACGGCCCGTACACCTTCGGGCAGCAGATCGTCTTCGCCCACGACGGGCGCCCGTTCCTCACCTACGAGGCCAAGGCGTGGCTGCTCGGCCCCGACGGCGAGGTGCTGCGGCCCGCGGCGCGCGAGACCGGCTTCTGGCGGCCGCAGCCCGACGGCGAGCTCGAGGTGCTGATCACCCACGCCACCGGGATCAGCGAGATCTTCTACGGCCGGGCCCGGAACCTCACGTCCTGGGAGATCGAGACCGACGCGGTGGTACGCACGGCGTCGGCCAAGGACGTGGTGGGCTCGCACCGCCTCTACGGACTCGTGGAGGGCGGCGACCTGGCCTACGTGGACGAGCGGGCGATGATGGGCCAGCCCCTCCAGCCGCACCTCTCGGCACGCCTGAACCGGATCGCCGGCTGAGGAGCTAGCTCCAGGCCTGCTGCTCCGCGGGCGCGGCTTCCAGCAGCTCCTGAACCTCGGCCGGCGGCAGCCCGGCCAGCCGGGCCAGCTGGTCGGGGCGCAGGCCCGCGGCGGCCAGGCGGTGCAGAACGTCCCGCAGGGCGGCCCGTCCCGCGCGCACGGCATCGGAGAGCCGGTCCAGCTCGCTGAGGCAGCTCTCCAGCTCGACCATGGCACCGACAGCCCGGTCCGGGTCGTCGAGCAGCACGGCGAGCAGCCGGTCGCGGGGGTCGGCCTGCCGGCCGGGGTCGTCGTTGTCGGAGCGGGGGGCGGGCGCTGTGGCCGGTTCGGGAGCGGGTTGGGCCTGCGCCCCCCATCCGACGTCCGGGAGAGCCGCTCCGGCCACCGCGCCCGGCGCGGAGCCGTCGACGTCCGGCACGGGCGCACCCCAGCTCTCGGGCGGCGTCCCGTTCCCCTCGGGGCCGTGACTGCCGTTCGG
Encoded here:
- a CDS encoding sulfurtransferase, whose product is MSRQDVLVTADWAEKNLGTDGIVFLEVDEDTTAYDGGHLPGAVKVNWTTELQDPVRRDIVDKDQFAQLLSAKGVSNDDTVVLYGGNNNWFAAYAYWQFKLYGHADVKLLDGGRKKWELDGRTLTTDVAERPATTYTAKDPDLSIRAFRDEVVDSIGNKNLVDVRSPDEFSGKILAPAHLPQEQSQRPGHVPSAINIPWSKAANEDGTFKSDEELAKLYGEEGYDADKATIAYCRIGERSSHTWVVLHELLGYSDVKNYDGSWTEYGSLIGVPIELGAPAKKAS
- a CDS encoding DUF1416 domain-containing protein; amino-acid sequence: MCGAPDQAVALPPGTDLTKETVLTGRVVASGEPVGGAFVRLLDGTGEFTAEVVASEAGQFRFFAAPGTWTVRALSRVGTGQAELTADGPGVHRAEIALV
- a CDS encoding FABP family protein — protein: MSRPNDEMPGTITGPANAAADSPQRNRPRFDDLPIPDDTANLREGPDLHELCIGLLPLVGVWRGTGEVVYPTIDGPYTFGQQIVFAHDGRPFLTYEAKAWLLGPDGEVLRPAARETGFWRPQPDGELEVLITHATGISEIFYGRARNLTSWEIETDAVVRTASAKDVVGSHRLYGLVEGGDLAYVDERAMMGQPLQPHLSARLNRIAG